From Temnothorax longispinosus isolate EJ_2023e chromosome 3, Tlon_JGU_v1, whole genome shotgun sequence, one genomic window encodes:
- the LOC139810156 gene encoding uncharacterized protein, translated as MINFLADDKLPMLFDLTTIATTFSIRTCALVTHYDCCVSTGMSAMPKHLAPATLQHSHKHNYLFLSFSLSLSLSVFLFSSLSHHRLYARYICNDHKEQKSKDKAVCAHGSFSVAMSLGFVNFREGGETFGGLSGMLRQILSPSPEIGEAGMSVNFNLLQTNSIFSNQSSMLSTLLPPHFQSVCPDQSLSDQVQIFTESYPCPTCGLEFRSALKQNYHMRTSHAARPEFEHGVENQPRYSCGVCSRIFVALNHLRMHEVTHSAPVPTCTSTSTNLATSPGGNMEKMFACDLCQASYRYRTLLERHRKMHQEIAQEKPYSCQRCMMRFETRNLYNHHAKTHRPLPASNDNRIVAGTNAVSSPVDSMIAGNLGVGGGGGGGSGGPVIPAKPIPSYPCDSCSKQFTTAESLTTHKAVHRSRPLVCDVCGKGFTHRKYYVVHQRIHTGERPYLCAMCGKSFTQASTLTVHRRYHTGERPYTCTICGKGFVTRTIMLNHMKKH; from the coding sequence ATGATAAACTTCCTAGCGGATGATAAACTTCCAATGCTGTTTGACTTGACGACAATCGCGACGACTTTCTCGATTCGCACGTGCGCTCTTGTAACACATTATGATTGCTGCGTTTCGACAGGGATGTCAGCAATGCCCAAGCACCTTGCACCGGCCACCTTGCAGCACTCACATAAgcataattatctttttctatctttctctctctctctctctctctctgtttttctcttttcctctctttctcatcACCGCCTGTACGCaagatatatttgtaatgATCACAAAGAACAGAAATCAAAAGACAAAGCTGTGTGTGCCCACGGGTCATTCTCCGTTGCAATGTCCTTGGGTTTTGTCAATTTCAGGGAAGGAGGCGAGACCTTCGGCGGATTGTCGGGGATGCTGCGTCAAATTCTCTCGCCCTCGCCCGAGATCGGGGAGGCCGGTATGTCCGTCAATTTTAATCTCCTACAGACCAACTCGATATTCTCGAACCAATCGTCGATGCTATCGACATTGCTCCCTCCGCATTTTCAGTCCGTGTGTCCGGACCAGTCTTTGTCCGATCAGGTGCAAATCTTTACCGAATCCTATCCGTGCCCCACGTGCGGGCTGGAGTTCCGAAGCGCCCTTAAGCAAAACTACCACATGCGAACGAGTCACGCCGCGCGTCCGGAATTCGAGCACGGTGTCGAGAATCAGCCGCGATATTCGTGCGGGGTCTGCTCGCGGATCTTCGTTGCTTTGAACCACCTGAGGATGCACGAGGTCACGCATTCCGCGCCCGTGCCCACGTGCACGTCGACCTCCACCAATCTCGCCACGTCGCCCGGCGGCAACATGGAGAAAATGTTCGCCTGCGATCTCTGCCAGGCCAGCTATCGGTATCGCACGCTACTGGAACGTCACCGGAAGATGCATCAGGAGATCGCCCAGGAGAAACCCTACTCTTGCCAGAGATGCATGATGCGCTTCGAGACGCGCAACTTGTACAATCATCACGCGAAAACCCACAGACCGTTGCCGGCGAGTAACGACAATCGGATAGTCGCGGGTACCAACGCCGTGTCGTCGCCCGTCGATTCGATGATAGCCGGCAATCTCGGTgttggcggcggcggtggtggtgggAGCGGTGGTCCTGTAATTCCCGCCAAGCCCATACCTTCTTATCCCTGCGACTCGTGCTCCAAGCAATTTACTACCGCCGAGTCGTTGACCACGCATAAGGCGGTGCACAGGTCGCGGCCGCTGGTCTGCGACGTGTGCGGCAAGGGCTTCACGCATCGCAAGTATTACGTGGTGCACCAACGTATCCACACCGGCGAGAGGCCGTATCTCTGTGCCATGTGCGGCAAATCGTTCACGCAGGCGTCGACGCTCACCGTGCACCGTCGTTATCATACGGGGGAGCGTCCGTACACCTGCACGATATGCGGAAAGGGATTTGTCACGCGAACGATTATGCTTAATCACATGAAGAAACACTGA